One region of Eupeodes corollae chromosome 1, idEupCoro1.1, whole genome shotgun sequence genomic DNA includes:
- the LOC129954215 gene encoding syntaxin-12 yields MARNLNNPALHRDYGATSSTSSTSAITSIPDVNFSGFSPTEFMSLSDNIGYNINSVISSWKQLDKALKVIGTPRDTQASRDKVHHLQSQTNIRIQTTSKDLQRLTAVVRHADKQQKLKQEKLTNEFRQVVEKYSESQQKIAAAMKQVVLLSVNNQQQDDESSSQRGGDQDILIQQQKNTEASLQFEQNMLLDQERRIKEIESDVLDVNSIFRVLSSLVQEQGEQVDLVENSIDMTNAAVIDGAAELRKAAEYRASYRRKILILLAIAVIIGLIVTGIIVGKLNS; encoded by the exons atGGCTCGAAATTTAAACAATCCAGCTTTGCATAGGGATTATGGagcaacatcatcaacatcaagcACTTCGGCCATCACAAGTATACCCGATGTTAACTTTTCTGGCTTCAGTCCAACAGAGTTTATGTCTCTGAGCGATAATATCGGTTACAATATTAATTCTGTGATCTCAAGTTGGAAACAACTGGATAAAGCTCTTAAAGTAATTGGCACCCCAAGGGACACTCAAGCATCACGTGATAAAGTCCATCATCTACAATCACAGACCAATATACGAATCCAAACGACCAGCAAGGATTTACAACGTCTAACAGCGGTAGTGAGACATGctgataaacaacaaaaactcaaacaaGAAAAGTTGACCAACGAATTTCGTCAAGTGGTGGAAAAATATTCAGAGAGTCAACAAAAAATAGCAGCCGCCATGAAGCAAGTTGTTTTACTATCCGTAAATAATCAACAGCAAGATGATGAATCGTCGAGCCAGAGAGGAGGTGATCAGGATATTCTAATTCAGCAACAAAAGAACACCGAGGCAAGTTTGCAATTCGAGCAAAATATGTTGCTAGATCAAGAGAGAAGAATTAAAGAAATTGAGTCTGATGTATTGGATGTGAATTCAATATTTCGAGTATTAAGTAGCTTAGTGCAAGAACAAGGGGAACAAgttg ATTTAGTGGAAAACAGTATTGATATGACCAATGCTGCAGTGATAGACGGCGCTGCCGAACTAAGGAAAGCCGCTGAATATCGAGCAAGTTATCGtcgaaaaattttaatactACTAGCGATCGCTGTGATAATAGGTTTAATTGTGACTGGAATTATTGTAGGAAAGTTAAacagttaa
- the LOC129954216 gene encoding uncharacterized protein LOC129954216, producing MAQGKFKKAKLPAAIQKKQNKKNSPAFTRRSNAPIQPKKNKFNENQKIKHVITKNVNKSVEHELRGRATEGNINLSKAQEAVAKHHQSLPSTSTVSSSAAPSEA from the exons atggcTCAgggcaaatttaaaaaagcaaaattgccaGCAGCTatccaaaagaaacaaaataaaaagaattctcCAGCATTTACAAGACGATCAA ATGCTCCAATTCAACCAAAGAAGaacaaattcaatgaaaatcaaaaaattaaacatgtcATCACAAAGAATGTAAATAAATCTGTTGAACATGAACTAAGAGGACGAGCCACCGAGGGAAATATCAATTTAAGTAAAGCCCAAGAAGCAGTAGCCAAGCATCATCAATCTCTTCCCAGCACCAGCACAGTTAGTAGTAGCGCTGCTCCAAGTGAAGCGTAG